In the Heterodontus francisci isolate sHetFra1 chromosome 8, sHetFra1.hap1, whole genome shotgun sequence genome, one interval contains:
- the ankrd45 gene encoding ankyrin repeat domain-containing protein 45 isoform X6, with the protein MDPDSENNTGKEVTESNNDDTADIGDLELENRNNFLTSVLTGDTENLRKCFELADDPNYEIANAWLNIRDDFSRNAIFAASMLGHSEVITELVTRGANVNEKTNRGYTPLHCAAAWGKLESLKTLVDLGANVQEVNFRGEKARDIANRYSKTDCTEFLDWAEGKLILELYINNIQETVADLEKSQGKLSKLDKAAFTNACRAKSEWLHSAQNVSIQEIEEQKKQLEMTLEPIMRKRTTPWLPMDNQAEI; encoded by the exons ATGGATCCAGACAGTGAAAATAACACTGGAAAAGAAGTAACAGAGTCTAACAATGATGATACAGCAGACATTGGAGATCTTGAGCTAGAAAATAGGAACAACTTTCTTACCAGTGTGCTCACAGGAGATACCGAGAACCTACGCAAGTGTTTTGAACTCGCCGATGATCCAAACTATGAGATAGCAAATGCGTGGCTAAATATACGTGATGACTTCAGCAGAAATGCTATCTTTGCAGCCTCTATGCTGGGTCATTCTGAAGTTATCACTGAGTTGGTGACACGAGGAGCAAATGTGAACGAGAAAACCAATAGAG GATACACCCCCTTACACTGTGCTGCTGCCTGGGGGAAGCTGGAGAGCCTAAAAACTTTGGTGGACCTCGGCGCTAATGTTCAAGAAGTCAACTTTAGAGGTGAAAAGGCACGAGACATAGCTAATCGCTATTCAAAGACTGATTGCACAGAGTTTCTAGATTGGGCAG AGGGCAAACTGATTTTGGAGTTGTATATTAATAATATCCAGGAAACTGTTGCTGATCTTGAAAAGTCACAGGGCAAGCTATCCAAACTAGATAAG GCTGCGTTTACAAATGCCTGCCGTGCAAAATCTGAATGGCTGCATTCGGCACAGAATGTTTCCATACAGGAAATCGAGGAGCAAAAGAAACAATTGGAGATGACACTGGAACCTATCATGAGAAAACGAACAACACCGT
- the ankrd45 gene encoding ankyrin repeat domain-containing protein 45 isoform X5: MDPDSENNTGKEVTESNNDDTADIGDLELENRNNFLTSVLTGDTENLRKCFELADDPNYEIANAWLNIRDDFSRNAIFAASMLGHSEVITELVTRGANVNEKTNRGYTPLHCAAAWGKLESLKTLVDLGANVQEVNFRGEKARDIANRYSKTDCTEFLDWAEGKLILELYINNIQETVADLEKSQGKLSKLDKAAFTNACRAKSEWLHSAQNVSIQEIEEQKKQLEMTLEPIMRKRTTPSPEPTKSSKS, translated from the exons ATGGATCCAGACAGTGAAAATAACACTGGAAAAGAAGTAACAGAGTCTAACAATGATGATACAGCAGACATTGGAGATCTTGAGCTAGAAAATAGGAACAACTTTCTTACCAGTGTGCTCACAGGAGATACCGAGAACCTACGCAAGTGTTTTGAACTCGCCGATGATCCAAACTATGAGATAGCAAATGCGTGGCTAAATATACGTGATGACTTCAGCAGAAATGCTATCTTTGCAGCCTCTATGCTGGGTCATTCTGAAGTTATCACTGAGTTGGTGACACGAGGAGCAAATGTGAACGAGAAAACCAATAGAG GATACACCCCCTTACACTGTGCTGCTGCCTGGGGGAAGCTGGAGAGCCTAAAAACTTTGGTGGACCTCGGCGCTAATGTTCAAGAAGTCAACTTTAGAGGTGAAAAGGCACGAGACATAGCTAATCGCTATTCAAAGACTGATTGCACAGAGTTTCTAGATTGGGCAG AGGGCAAACTGATTTTGGAGTTGTATATTAATAATATCCAGGAAACTGTTGCTGATCTTGAAAAGTCACAGGGCAAGCTATCCAAACTAGATAAG GCTGCGTTTACAAATGCCTGCCGTGCAAAATCTGAATGGCTGCATTCGGCACAGAATGTTTCCATACAGGAAATCGAGGAGCAAAAGAAACAATTGGAGATGACACTGGAACCTATCATGAGAAAACGAACAACACCGT
- the ankrd45 gene encoding ankyrin repeat domain-containing protein 45 isoform X7, protein MDPDSENNTGKEVTESNNDDTADIGDLELENRNNFLTSVLTGDTENLRKCFELADDPNYEIANAWLNIRDDFSRNAIFAASMLGHSEVITELVTRGANVNEKTNRGYTPLHCAAAWGKLESLKTLVDLGANVQEVNFRGEKARDIANRYSKTDCTEFLDWAEGKLILELYINNIQETVADLEKSQGKLSKLDKAAFTNACRAKSEWLHSAQNVSIQEIEEQKKQLEMTLEPIMRKRTTP, encoded by the exons ATGGATCCAGACAGTGAAAATAACACTGGAAAAGAAGTAACAGAGTCTAACAATGATGATACAGCAGACATTGGAGATCTTGAGCTAGAAAATAGGAACAACTTTCTTACCAGTGTGCTCACAGGAGATACCGAGAACCTACGCAAGTGTTTTGAACTCGCCGATGATCCAAACTATGAGATAGCAAATGCGTGGCTAAATATACGTGATGACTTCAGCAGAAATGCTATCTTTGCAGCCTCTATGCTGGGTCATTCTGAAGTTATCACTGAGTTGGTGACACGAGGAGCAAATGTGAACGAGAAAACCAATAGAG GATACACCCCCTTACACTGTGCTGCTGCCTGGGGGAAGCTGGAGAGCCTAAAAACTTTGGTGGACCTCGGCGCTAATGTTCAAGAAGTCAACTTTAGAGGTGAAAAGGCACGAGACATAGCTAATCGCTATTCAAAGACTGATTGCACAGAGTTTCTAGATTGGGCAG AGGGCAAACTGATTTTGGAGTTGTATATTAATAATATCCAGGAAACTGTTGCTGATCTTGAAAAGTCACAGGGCAAGCTATCCAAACTAGATAAG GCTGCGTTTACAAATGCCTGCCGTGCAAAATCTGAATGGCTGCATTCGGCACAGAATGTTTCCATACAGGAAATCGAGGAGCAAAAGAAACAATTGGAGATGACACTGGAACCTATCATGAGAAAACGAACAACACCGT